The window CCCGTTGCCGACAGTCACCGCCGCAGCTGGATTGGCGATGGCCTGACCAATCGCCTGTGTCGCCAACGCCGCAGCCATATCGCCCGGGACCTGGCGGTAACGGTCGATGAAGCCATAGTACGCCGCCTGGATCCCGGAGTTCATATCGGCCAGGTTACGCACCCTCGCGCTGTTGATTAACTCCTGGCCCTTCAAAATACCGCCGAGCAGCAAGCCAATAATCACCAGCACAATAGCAAGCTCCACGAGCGTGAAACCGGACTGTTTTGACACCAAATTCTTCATCATGATCTACCGCCTCACTCTATTAAAAAACGCCTATTGGTTCATATGCATTTTGCATGCCATCTTCATATCTACTTGATAGTTAGAGACTTTTCTCAGACCTCCTCGTCCCTAACCGACTCCGCTGTGTCAGCATATCAACAAAAACGTCGAAAATTCAACATTTATCATGGAAACCTCAGGCACCACAGCACAAAACAACGGTAAGGTACCTATCCAAGGCGCATCCGGACGTGCTGAGCCCAGCGATAGCTATGGTGAGCCTCAACCATCATAGGGATCACGGACGATACCGCCGCACATTGAGTCACACGCTTTATGTCACGCTTTTTGCATATATCATCAATTATCCGATGCTATCCACAAAATGCCTGGGGATACCCTTGAGGTTGAAAAATACGATCGCTAGACTGCGACGAACAGTTTTATCTGCGAAGCAGACAGTCGACGCCAAATGCGGCGCATTGAAGCAAGCACACAGGTTAACTCGTGCCTTCTTTGCAGGGGGTTGTTAAAGATTCCACCTGACTGGCATTAGCTCGGATAGGTGGATATATCAAAAAAGTTAGGTTAAAAACGCTTCTATAAGATGCACGCCGTAACACCTCAACTCATTTCACTAGCGAACGATGCCTAGAATCACTCGCCAGAATAGCATCAAGGTCGTTCTGATATTCGCGGTCTTCTTGGTGTTTCTATTCAATGGAATCGGTCTACTGCGTTTTAAATTCCACGTGGGCTCGGATATTTCTATTCAGCAAGGGCTCCTTACTCAGATGCTTCAGTACGGCGAACTCACCTTACCTGAGGCGATGAAGACGCCCGAGTTCTTTGCCTTTGTCTTGATTGGTCTGACCTTGTGTATATTCCTGCCTTTATTGAGCCCCGTCAAAGCATCGATTCTAACGCTTCTCGCCATGATACCGCCGGTCTATATGAATTATGCGGGACCAACGCAAAATACGCTTCTACCAATGGAGTACAGCCTGTTAACCATCTTGATGCTCTTCGTAGTAAACGTGCTAATCAGTTACTTTGTCGAAACGCACGCGAAACAGAAACTAATCGCTGTATTTGGTCAATACGTTCCTGCAGCAGTGGTTGGCGATATAAGCAAGCAATTAGGCAAACTATCTCTCGATGGCGAATCCCGCGAACTTACCGTGATTTTTTGTGACCTCAAGAATTTTTCAGGCATATCAGAACAGTTGAATCCGAAACAACTCGTTCAGTTCCTTAATGAATTTTTTACGGCGATGACCAAAATACTGCATGAGCATGGCGCCACAATAGATAAGTATATGGGCGATGCAATCATGGCGTTTTGGGGGGCGCCGCTTCCACAGCCAGATCATGCACAAAGGGCCGTCATGGCCGCACTGCATATGCAAAAGGAACTGGAGAACATCCGCATGGCATTTAAGCACAAGAGTTGGCCGGATATCAGCATGGGAATTGGAATTAACACGGGAGTCATGAACGTAGGGAATATGGGCTCCGAGTTTCGCATTGCATATACGATTGTCGGTGATGCCGTAAATCTTGGCTCTCGCCTAGAGCCACTAACACGGATCTATAAAGTCGATACGATAGTGAGTGAATCAACGAAACACGCGGCAAACAATACCTTATTCAAAGAGCTTGATCTGGTACAGGTTAGAGGCAAACAGGTCCTGACACGAATCTTTAACCCTATTTGTGCAATCCAAGAAGCGGACAAATCGCTCCAAGAACACCTTGAGCTGCACGATGAGGCTCTGCAATGCTATTACGCACGCGAATGGGACAAGGCGAGATCGATGTTTCAACGGCTGCAACCGCAAGTCCCGGACTACGCCGAATACTATGCGCTAATTATCAGTCGCATTGACACGCACAGAGAACAGCCGCCACCGGATGACTGGGGAGGCGAGACGCGATACTACGCGCTATAGAGCGAAATCGGGGTCTAAAACCGTGGTGATGTACGACAGACCGCCCGGCTATTGATCGTCAGATGATCCCTTATCATTTTGCTCGAGTTGTTTAAGCCTTTCCGTCAAGAACCAGATCTCATGCGGATCGGTGATTGTGCCACTCTCTAGTAGACCACCGATCAACACCTTCGCGCTTTCTAACTCACCCATATCTTCAAGCACATAGAGTTCCATCTGACGAGCCCAATGGGGCACGTTCTCCCCTGTCGCATGCTCCCTCAACGCACGGGCGTACTCATACGCTAAGGGCAAATCTTCTAAGCGATGCTTGGCAACGTAAATCGCATGCGCGAGCCAGGGCCAGCGCCTGTTCGGATCCGCTAAAAACTGGTCATATACAAAGGCTAACATCTGTCGCTGCTTAGCCTCTACAGGGACTTCACCATATACCCTGCTAGCCGCAAGCAATGGATATTGTCCGTCTGGATCGAGCTGTAGAATACGCTCCATCCACCCAGTCACCTTGTCGTAATCAAGTTCTTTAAACGGTATGCTGATACCGGGCTGATTATCAAAGGCCTGCAACCAAAGCATCAACAGCTTGGCTAATGCGACGGGATCGCCGAGACTCACCGCGCGTAGTTGTTCCAGCGGTAGGGGCGTCGGCAATGCGGCGGCGGTTGCCTCAGGTGCCGGACGAGTGCCGTGCCAGACAATCTGTATCACCAACATCACTGCAACGAGCGCTACCACTAGTCTTGGAATATCTCTTATCGGACGCTCTCTGCTCAATTCCGGCTCCGTTCAAAGAACAAACAGCAAGTCGCTTAATCTCCGAAATACGAGGTTGGCATGAAGGTTCACCGCCAGGAAGTCCTGCTACAAGTTTTTACGATAAAGATCAAAAAGCCCCACAGAGACTAACAAGCCAACGTAGATGACCGTTTGCGCAAATATTGGGCCAAGTACGTTCCACTGACCGGTGTGATAGATCAGCCAATCCGTCAGCGTAAACTGATCCAGGCTCGGCAGAATGAAGGCAATGCCATCAACTATTTTGTTGATTACATTTTGTGACAGGGTTCCACTTTCAAGCAACGGACTTTGTCCGATCAGCTGTATGGCGCTGATGCTGCGCGATAGTATGTAAAACGCCATAACGGCACTAAAAGCAGGCGTGATCTGGTTAAAGGTGAACATGCAAAGTAAGCTCAATGCCGTAATCATCCATAATTCACAAGTCAATGATGCACCCCACAATACGACCTGTGCTACCGGCGCATGGAGCAATAAAACCAAGCTAATGAGGACGGCAATAACAGCTGCGAGCACAGAGAACCCGATCAACTTCCCGAAATAATAGGTTGCGCGCGCAATAGGCAAAGACAATACCAGTTCGAAACCTTTGTCGTTGAACTCACGTACCATGCTGGTGATTACGAAAAGACTGACCACGAAAACAGAAAATAAGCGCAACGTAGCGGCCAAGAGACTGCTCTGTACCTCGTTGCTTTCGGTTATTGCCAGTTCCCCAGCGAACTCACTCAGAGCAAACGCCGCTATTATTACGATGATAACCAGCCAAAGGAGGCGGTTGCGCAGCGCCTCTAAAACTGTGAAAACGCCGATTGTTAATGCAGAATAAAACATATTCTTTGCTAGGCTGCTTTTTTACAGAATAATTGTATAGTTTACTATAGGGTCTGGAATTATTTGAGAATCAATTCTATGTCGCAGATTGTGACACTAATTCGTCAGCGACAGGAGCATTTGATCATCGCATTGATGCTTCTCCTGCTCCATCTGTCCATTTGGTCAGAGTTTGGTAGCCCCTTATCTCGTTCACTTATGCTCGCCCACCTTGGGTTATTTTTGCTTTGGCAGCCGCTGTGGCGTGGTGATCAGCAACTGAAATGGCAGGATACGGTGGTTTTTATTGTTCTAACTCTAGCCTTTCTGATGTGGATCAATTGGTGGCTGATCTTTGGCTGGCTAGTGCTCTTAATCGGCTTAGTAGGCGGGCGAATACTTTTGGATCAGAATGAGCGAAATGCTTACATGATTGTATTGATATTTCTCGTATCCGAGTTGCTCATCGGATGTGTCACGCAACTTTTTTCCATTCGAATATTGCGAGGAGTACCGGAGCTTTTTGAATTTGCGCTGCTACTACTGCTGGTATCGCTAGTATTAATACCGCCAGGTCGAAGTATCGAAAAGCAAGCACGCCCGGTGGACTTTCTACACGGCATTACCATGTCGCTGCTCATCAGCCTTTTGGCGCTTGGCAGTCTCGTTAATATGTACTCTACCGGTGCAGAGTACCCGATCGCATTACTCCAAACCCTCATTGCGATCGCCCTGTTTTTATCCGCCATCAGCTGGCTTCTTTCGCCAACGGCTGGATTCAGTGGCTTGGCGCAGCTCTGGACCCGTTCGCTACTCAGTATAGGAACCCCTTTCGAGCAATGGCTCACAAAGCTCTCAAGGCTCGCGGAACAACAACAAACCCCGGAAAAATTCTTAGAAGCGTCAATGGACGCACTCGTGGAATTGCCGTGGGTCGCAGGCGTCAAGTGGCGAGCCCCTGGAAGTGAAGGAACACGAGGCGTCATGGCCACGCACAGGATCGAGTTAAAGATTTCAGAGATCTCCGTGACGATTAACAGCAATAGGCCTGTTGGAGCTGCCTTGCTACTTCATTGCAAGTTATTAATGCAGCTACTTGC is drawn from Gammaproteobacteria bacterium and contains these coding sequences:
- a CDS encoding adenylate/guanylate cyclase domain-containing protein, coding for MPRITRQNSIKVVLIFAVFLVFLFNGIGLLRFKFHVGSDISIQQGLLTQMLQYGELTLPEAMKTPEFFAFVLIGLTLCIFLPLLSPVKASILTLLAMIPPVYMNYAGPTQNTLLPMEYSLLTILMLFVVNVLISYFVETHAKQKLIAVFGQYVPAAVVGDISKQLGKLSLDGESRELTVIFCDLKNFSGISEQLNPKQLVQFLNEFFTAMTKILHEHGATIDKYMGDAIMAFWGAPLPQPDHAQRAVMAALHMQKELENIRMAFKHKSWPDISMGIGINTGVMNVGNMGSEFRIAYTIVGDAVNLGSRLEPLTRIYKVDTIVSESTKHAANNTLFKELDLVQVRGKQVLTRIFNPICAIQEADKSLQEHLELHDEALQCYYAREWDKARSMFQRLQPQVPDYAEYYALIISRIDTHREQPPPDDWGGETRYYAL
- a CDS encoding ABC transporter permease, encoding MFYSALTIGVFTVLEALRNRLLWLVIIVIIAAFALSEFAGELAITESNEVQSSLLAATLRLFSVFVVSLFVITSMVREFNDKGFELVLSLPIARATYYFGKLIGFSVLAAVIAVLISLVLLLHAPVAQVVLWGASLTCELWMITALSLLCMFTFNQITPAFSAVMAFYILSRSISAIQLIGQSPLLESGTLSQNVINKIVDGIAFILPSLDQFTLTDWLIYHTGQWNVLGPIFAQTVIYVGLLVSVGLFDLYRKNL
- a CDS encoding HAMP domain-containing sensor histidine kinase, producing MSQIVTLIRQRQEHLIIALMLLLLHLSIWSEFGSPLSRSLMLAHLGLFLLWQPLWRGDQQLKWQDTVVFIVLTLAFLMWINWWLIFGWLVLLIGLVGGRILLDQNERNAYMIVLIFLVSELLIGCVTQLFSIRILRGVPELFEFALLLLLVSLVLIPPGRSIEKQARPVDFLHGITMSLLISLLALGSLVNMYSTGAEYPIALLQTLIAIALFLSAISWLLSPTAGFSGLAQLWTRSLLSIGTPFEQWLTKLSRLAEQQQTPEKFLEASMDALVELPWVAGVKWRAPGSEGTRGVMATHRIELKISEISVTINSNRPVGAALLLHCKLLMQLLANFHIAKTRERELTHRAHLQAIYETGARVTHDIKNLLQSLQIITAAMQNNMSRKKTDIFNLLQRQLPHLSQRLQLALDKLQAPEKATNEETHLKSWWQLLKGRYKTGDIEFTSDIKADPIIPADLFDSIVENLLENVRSKQQIETALKITVSLFADEAELILDVCDNGSRIEPDRANALFKQPVASDSGLGIGLYQAAKQAELMGYTLVLKHNEPGQVCFELSRSTVHTDDNPQFGLFTSE